The Rana temporaria chromosome 4, aRanTem1.1, whole genome shotgun sequence genome contains a region encoding:
- the LOC120935926 gene encoding gastrula zinc finger protein XlCGF17.1-like, protein MDHLTLSLKCKMEDEDIIGDCEGEKTMSSLVEGGLHSVGRPSNPFDFEQPHTARDGAEIQQNSEFCPECGESFSSELSLAVHQRSHMGGKPYSCPECEKCFSQLSHLYMHQRSHKGKKLYSCPVCGKCFTRKPGLVVHQRSHTGEKPYACSECGKCFTLKSGLVLHQRSHTGEKPYACSECGKCFSEKSNLCRHQRIHTGEKPYFCTECGKSFSQVSHFYIHQRSHMGTKLFRCPECGKCFTRKSGLVLQQRFHTGEKLYSCPECGKCFSEKSSLYKHQRIHTEEKFYSCSQCGKCFSQESDLVIHQTSHTSKKPYSCPDCGKCYPRKSKLVIHLRSHTGHKLHFCSQCGTSFSQKSDLLIHQRSVFLH, encoded by the coding sequence ATGGATCATCTCACTTTATCTCTCAAAtgtaaaatggaagatgaggacatcatagGAGATTGTGAAGGAGAAAAGACAATGAGCTCTCTTGTTGAAGGTGGACTTCACAGTGTGGGTAGACCATCGAATCCCTTTGACTTTGAGCAGCCTCATACTGCGAGGGATGGTGCTGAAATTCAGCAGAATTCAGAATTCTGTCCTGAATGTGGGGAAAGTTTTAGTTCTGAGTTAAGTCTTgctgtacatcagagatctcacatgggtgggaagccatattcctgccccgagtgtgaaaaatgtttttcacaattgTCCCATCTTTACatgcatcagaggtctcacaagggGAAAAAACTATATTCCTGTCCtgtgtgtgggaaatgttttacacgGAAACCAGGACTTGTtgtacatcaaagatctcacacgggggaaaagccttaTGCCtgctctgagtgtgggaaatgttttactttGAAATCTGGGCTTGTtctacatcaaagatctcacacgggagagaagccatatGCCTGCTctgaatgcgggaaatgtttttcggagaagtccaatctttgcagacatcagaggattcacacgggggagaaaccatatttctgtactgagtgcgggaaatctttttcaCAGGTATCCCATTTTTAcatacatcagaggtctcacatggGGACAAAGCTGTTTCgctgccctgagtgtgggaaatgttttacacgAAAATCAGGACTTGTTCTACAACAAAGatttcacacaggggagaagctttATTCTTGCcccgagtgtgggaaatgtttttcagaaaagtccagtctttacaaacatcaaAGGATTCACACAGAGGAGAAGTTTTATTCCTGTTctcagtgtgggaaatgtttttcacaggaaTCGGACCTTGTTATACATCAGACCTCTCACACAAGCAAGAAGCCTTATTCCTGCCCTGACTGCGGGAAATGTTATCCACGAAAATCAAAACTTGTCATACAtctaagatctcacacagggcatAAGCTGCATTTTTGTTCTCAGTGTGGGACAAGTTTTTCCCAGAAATCCGACCTTCTAATACATCAAAGATCTGTATTTCTgcactga